A section of the Microbulbifer pacificus genome encodes:
- a CDS encoding type IV pilin protein, which translates to MKQQRGFTLIELMIVVAIIAILTAVAWPSYQNHVRSTNRADAQGALLGLAQAMERHFTENGTYKEAAAADADTGAPQIFPTESPLDGNNKAYNLIITAADDSSYTLQAQPKGSQAGDGVLQLSSSGEKVWDRDGDGNLTEASDLCWNKTCS; encoded by the coding sequence ATGAAACAACAGCGTGGTTTTACCCTAATCGAACTAATGATCGTGGTCGCAATTATTGCGATCTTGACCGCGGTGGCTTGGCCCTCGTATCAGAATCATGTTCGCTCCACAAATCGTGCCGATGCGCAGGGAGCGCTTTTAGGTCTGGCACAGGCAATGGAGCGGCATTTTACCGAAAATGGTACATATAAAGAGGCAGCTGCTGCTGACGCAGATACCGGTGCTCCGCAAATTTTCCCCACTGAGTCACCACTGGATGGTAACAACAAGGCCTATAACTTGATAATCACCGCTGCGGACGATTCATCCTACACATTGCAGGCTCAGCCCAAAGGTAGTCAGGCTGGAGATGGAGTTTTGCAGTTGTCATCCAGTGGCGAAAAGGTCTGGGACCGAGATGGAGATGGAAATCTGACAGAGGCAAGCGACCTTTGCTGGAACAAGACCTGTAGTTGA
- the ispH gene encoding 4-hydroxy-3-methylbut-2-enyl diphosphate reductase: MQIRLANPRGFCAGVDRAIDIVNRALDVFGAPIYVRHEVVHNKFVVDSLRERGAVFVDELDEVPDDVIVIFSAHGVSKAVQLEAENRGLKVFDATCPLVTKVHMEVSKFSSDGSECILIGHEGHPEVEGTMGQYDTGNGGAIYLVEDEQDVARLEVKDPDNLTFVTQTTLSVDDTSRVIDALRAKFPNIRGPRKDDICYATQNRQDAVRQLALECDLVLVVGSPNSSNSNRLRELAERCGTEAYLIDGPECVDPAWLNGKKTIGITAGASAPEVLVERVIQKLRDLGAEAPNEVAGIPENISFSLPKELRQ; this comes from the coding sequence ATGCAAATTCGCCTCGCCAATCCCCGCGGTTTCTGTGCCGGCGTCGACCGAGCCATCGATATCGTCAACCGCGCCCTCGACGTGTTCGGCGCGCCCATCTATGTGCGCCACGAAGTGGTGCACAACAAATTTGTGGTCGACAGCCTGCGTGAACGCGGTGCTGTATTTGTCGACGAACTGGATGAAGTGCCGGACGATGTCATCGTCATTTTCAGTGCCCACGGGGTATCCAAAGCGGTACAGCTGGAAGCAGAGAACCGCGGCCTCAAGGTCTTCGATGCCACCTGCCCGCTGGTGACCAAAGTGCACATGGAGGTGAGCAAGTTCAGCAGCGACGGCAGCGAGTGCATCCTGATTGGCCACGAGGGCCACCCGGAAGTGGAAGGCACCATGGGTCAGTACGACACCGGTAATGGCGGTGCCATCTATCTGGTGGAAGACGAGCAGGATGTGGCCAGGCTCGAAGTCAAAGATCCGGACAATCTCACCTTCGTCACCCAGACCACGCTCTCCGTGGACGACACCTCTCGGGTGATCGACGCCCTGCGGGCCAAATTCCCCAATATCCGTGGTCCGCGCAAAGACGATATCTGCTATGCCACCCAGAACCGTCAGGACGCCGTGCGCCAGCTGGCGCTGGAGTGCGACCTGGTATTGGTGGTGGGCAGCCCCAACAGCTCCAATTCCAACCGCCTGCGGGAACTGGCGGAACGCTGTGGCACCGAAGCTTATCTGATCGACGGCCCGGAATGTGTTGATCCCGCATGGCTGAATGGCAAAAAGACCATCGGCATTACCGCGGGTGCCTCGGCTCCGGAAGTACTGGTGGAGCGGGTGATCCAGAAGCTGCGCGACCTGGGCGCTGAGGCGCCGAACGAGGTGGCGGGCATCCCGGAAAATATCAGTTTCAGCCTGCCGAAAGAGCTGCGTCAGTAG
- a CDS encoding pilus assembly PilX family protein — MRKQLQISIAQQRGAVLVISLIVLLVLTLIGVSAARTVQLEEKMTFASRDAKVALEVAEALVRAAEAEVEGMSNTGNFGVVSYLHPEGEGPDSLLDSTTWDSGDSTAKVVSMKKPDGTALSGRYYIELAGLADKEDPANDITVGGYGQTTGGGEIRVFRIVAQGRGLTDTTTRTIISHYGKRF; from the coding sequence ATGAGAAAGCAATTACAGATATCGATTGCTCAACAGCGCGGCGCAGTGCTGGTCATTAGCTTGATTGTGCTGCTGGTACTGACGTTGATCGGCGTGTCGGCCGCACGGACGGTACAGTTGGAAGAAAAAATGACCTTCGCCTCGCGCGATGCGAAGGTGGCACTTGAGGTTGCCGAAGCATTGGTGAGAGCTGCCGAGGCAGAAGTAGAAGGAATGTCCAATACCGGTAACTTTGGCGTGGTCAGCTACCTGCATCCCGAGGGGGAAGGGCCCGACAGTTTGCTTGACTCTACAACATGGGATTCCGGGGATTCCACTGCGAAAGTGGTCAGCATGAAGAAGCCGGATGGAACGGCACTTTCCGGGCGCTACTACATCGAGCTTGCCGGCTTGGCCGATAAAGAAGACCCTGCTAACGACATTACCGTTGGTGGTTATGGGCAGACCACGGGCGGTGGTGAAATCAGGGTATTTCGTATCGTTGCCCAGGGGCGTGGGCTAACTGATACCACAACCCGCACCATCATCAGCCACTATGGCAAGCGCTTCTAG
- a CDS encoding sensor histidine kinase — MSSPPLASTAPKDVPQKVPQDAAARSSATAQPYSTLNGPRLRQRDLLKIYAWYRVAIALVLLGLFASGISRGAVGTLHPALYLNTAIIYAVLTVAWLLFLYPGGFQTTPLRIGSILGSDILAFLLLIQASGGLNSGVGYLMLTTCAIGSLLLDRRMGAFLAAIASIAVIGQQLFGILVGHADTQDIVSAGSLGILLFTCVTALQYLSTHIRLANQKAEQERRQAQHLQRLTQQIVAQMRTGVLVLDGDNRPELVNRAAQQLLGMKWGKAGELGAELQKALDALKSKTDRNSRIIRGAGHNELRASITTLANDNRTSSLVFLEDNRKLVQQAQQLKLASLGRLTGSIAHEIRNPLSAISHAAELLGESSGISGEDKQLTEIICRHSQRVNQIVENVMQLSRRRVTEPQRMDLCRWAEDFLQDYRAGSAQQTEIVLTLPPASVYARFDPDQMAQVVTNLCNNAVRHSRIATGRADAELAIRYNRERECAELDVLDLGTGVPEEHKEQMFEPFFTTEISGAGLGLYIARELCESNRANLYYCRGQDSRSCFRVEFAHAEQIF; from the coding sequence GTGAGCAGCCCCCCTCTGGCCAGCACAGCGCCGAAAGACGTACCGCAAAAAGTGCCACAAGATGCGGCAGCACGCAGCAGTGCCACCGCTCAGCCATATTCCACCCTCAATGGCCCGCGCCTGCGACAGCGCGACCTGCTGAAAATCTACGCCTGGTACCGGGTCGCCATCGCCTTGGTACTGCTCGGGCTGTTCGCCTCGGGCATCAGCCGCGGAGCCGTTGGCACCCTGCACCCCGCGCTCTACCTGAATACAGCCATTATCTATGCGGTGCTCACCGTCGCCTGGCTGCTGTTTCTCTACCCGGGCGGCTTCCAGACCACCCCATTGCGCATCGGCAGCATTCTCGGTAGCGACATTCTCGCGTTTCTGCTGCTGATTCAGGCCAGCGGCGGACTCAATTCCGGTGTCGGCTACCTGATGCTCACGACCTGTGCCATAGGTTCGCTGTTGCTTGACCGGCGCATGGGCGCCTTCCTGGCCGCGATTGCCAGTATCGCGGTCATCGGCCAACAGCTGTTCGGCATTCTGGTGGGCCACGCGGATACCCAGGATATCGTCTCCGCCGGAAGCCTCGGTATCCTGCTGTTTACCTGTGTGACCGCCCTGCAATATCTCTCCACCCATATCCGCCTCGCCAACCAGAAAGCAGAGCAGGAGCGCCGGCAGGCACAGCACCTGCAGCGGCTGACCCAGCAGATTGTTGCTCAGATGCGCACCGGGGTACTGGTGCTGGACGGCGATAACCGACCGGAACTGGTCAACCGCGCGGCGCAGCAGTTACTGGGAATGAAATGGGGGAAAGCCGGTGAACTGGGCGCGGAACTGCAAAAGGCACTGGATGCGCTGAAGTCAAAGACCGATAGAAACAGCCGCATCATCAGGGGCGCCGGGCATAACGAGCTGCGCGCAAGCATCACTACCCTGGCAAACGACAACCGCACCAGCTCGCTGGTATTTCTTGAAGACAACCGCAAGCTGGTGCAACAGGCCCAGCAGCTGAAGCTCGCCTCGCTCGGGCGTCTCACCGGCTCCATTGCGCATGAAATACGCAACCCGCTCTCTGCCATCAGTCACGCCGCGGAACTCCTGGGGGAGTCCTCCGGTATTTCAGGGGAAGACAAACAGCTGACCGAAATCATCTGCCGCCACAGCCAGCGGGTAAACCAGATTGTAGAGAATGTCATGCAGCTCTCGCGCCGCCGTGTAACGGAACCGCAAAGAATGGATTTGTGCCGGTGGGCGGAAGACTTCCTGCAGGATTACCGCGCCGGTTCCGCACAGCAAACAGAAATTGTCCTCACCCTGCCCCCGGCATCGGTGTATGCACGTTTCGACCCGGACCAAATGGCGCAGGTCGTGACCAATCTCTGTAACAATGCTGTGCGACACTCACGGATTGCCACGGGGCGAGCCGATGCAGAACTTGCGATCCGCTACAACCGTGAGCGCGAGTGCGCCGAGCTTGATGTACTCGATCTGGGCACTGGTGTTCCCGAAGAGCACAAAGAGCAGATGTTCGAGCCATTTTTCACTACCGAAATCTCTGGCGCAGGCCTCGGGCTGTATATCGCCAGAGAATTATGCGAATCCAATCGCGCCAATCTTTATTACTGTCGCGGTCAAGACAGCCGCAGCTGCTTCAGAGTAGAATTTGCCCACGCCGAACAGATTTTCTGA
- a CDS encoding sigma-54-dependent transcriptional regulator has product MADRQPIALVVDDEPDICNLISMTLQRMDVRADIAMSVAEARRRLAEKHYDFCLTDMRLPDGDGLQVVEAIQELPADRALPVAVITAHGNMDTAIAALKLGAFDFVSKPVNLERLRNLVQLALRLNEGRFLARQEFPALFQGQSDAIQALRVQIEKIARSDAPVHITGEAGSGKELAARCIHDQGPRCNRAFVPVHCATIPAEQLEPLLFGGPIQSERASGLLQTANGGTLYFDDVTELPQDIQVKLLRAIQEKGFRSAATGENIKLDIRILTGSRKPLTDEVRAGRFRSDLYYLINVIELAIPPLRERREDIPLLTRNVLRRISSESRGAAAKASQDAVLALQTYSFPGNLRELENILERAVTLGESSTLYARDLVIPAASPIPCNTGTRQNDLSPLIPPSVSTGTLLAAYPGQFSSSDFETLDDFLQSIEREAIESALGETGGNKTAAAEKLGISFRSLRYRLKKLNMEE; this is encoded by the coding sequence ATGGCCGACCGACAACCCATTGCCCTGGTGGTGGATGACGAGCCCGACATCTGCAACCTGATTTCAATGACCCTGCAACGCATGGACGTGCGCGCGGATATCGCCATGTCTGTTGCCGAGGCGCGGCGTCGCCTTGCGGAAAAACATTACGATTTCTGCCTCACTGATATGCGCTTACCGGACGGTGACGGCCTGCAGGTCGTGGAAGCCATTCAGGAACTACCCGCCGATCGCGCACTCCCGGTCGCCGTCATCACCGCCCACGGCAATATGGATACGGCCATTGCCGCGCTCAAACTCGGCGCTTTCGATTTTGTTAGTAAACCCGTCAATTTGGAGCGCCTGCGCAACCTCGTGCAGCTGGCACTGCGCCTCAACGAAGGTCGCTTTCTGGCACGCCAGGAATTCCCGGCGCTGTTTCAAGGCCAGTCGGATGCCATCCAGGCACTCCGGGTACAGATTGAAAAAATTGCACGCAGCGATGCACCGGTGCATATCACCGGCGAGGCGGGCTCAGGCAAGGAACTGGCCGCAAGGTGCATCCACGATCAGGGCCCCCGCTGTAATCGCGCGTTCGTCCCGGTGCACTGCGCAACCATCCCCGCCGAACAACTTGAGCCGCTGCTGTTTGGCGGCCCGATACAATCCGAGCGTGCCTCGGGGCTGCTGCAGACCGCAAACGGCGGCACTCTCTACTTCGATGATGTGACAGAGCTGCCGCAGGATATTCAGGTCAAACTGTTGCGCGCCATTCAGGAAAAAGGCTTTCGCTCTGCTGCCACCGGTGAAAATATAAAGCTGGACATTCGTATACTGACAGGTTCACGCAAACCGCTCACCGACGAAGTCCGCGCAGGCCGTTTTCGCAGCGACCTTTACTATCTGATCAATGTCATCGAACTCGCCATACCACCACTGCGCGAGAGACGCGAAGATATCCCGCTGTTAACACGCAATGTGTTGCGGCGTATAAGCAGCGAATCCCGAGGTGCGGCAGCAAAGGCATCCCAGGATGCCGTCCTCGCCCTGCAGACCTATTCCTTTCCGGGCAATCTGCGGGAGCTGGAAAATATACTCGAGCGCGCTGTCACCCTGGGGGAGAGCAGTACACTCTATGCGCGGGATCTTGTCATTCCTGCGGCGTCGCCAATTCCCTGCAATACGGGCACAAGGCAAAATGATCTTTCCCCATTGATTCCGCCCAGTGTATCCACAGGTACTCTCCTTGCGGCTTACCCCGGACAGTTTTCCTCTTCAGACTTTGAAACACTGGATGACTTCTTACAATCCATCGAACGGGAAGCGATTGAAAGCGCCCTCGGTGAAACCGGCGGGAACAAGACTGCAGCGGCGGAGAAGCTGGGAATCAGTTTTCGCTCCCTGCGCTACCGGCTGAAAAAGCTCAATATGGAAGAGTAA
- a CDS encoding GspH/FimT family protein codes for MQIQRGITLIELILALAILAIISSIAIPGMADFFKRYRYESIRHHLFDLIALGRGKAYGYGKIYTLCPRGVGDTCDSSWEQGAILFIDNNGDGSRDTDDVIERVLPALPNGASLTWNSFGNKNYLQYRPNGRTRSQSGNFSFCPPGDTAANGWIIVLNASGRPYFGKDRNGDGIVENGSGQNLTCTAGQ; via the coding sequence ATGCAAATACAACGCGGAATCACTTTGATAGAGCTAATCTTGGCTCTCGCGATACTGGCCATAATTTCATCTATCGCAATTCCCGGTATGGCCGATTTTTTTAAGCGCTATCGCTATGAATCCATCCGACACCATCTGTTTGACTTAATCGCACTTGGTCGTGGAAAAGCGTACGGCTACGGAAAAATTTATACTCTCTGCCCTCGCGGTGTGGGAGATACCTGCGATTCGAGCTGGGAGCAAGGAGCAATACTTTTTATAGATAATAACGGGGACGGCAGCAGAGATACCGATGATGTGATTGAGCGAGTATTACCGGCACTACCAAATGGCGCATCGCTGACCTGGAACAGTTTCGGCAATAAAAATTACCTTCAGTACCGCCCGAATGGTCGCACGCGCTCACAGAGTGGAAATTTTTCATTTTGCCCACCAGGAGATACAGCGGCAAACGGGTGGATCATTGTACTAAATGCGAGCGGTCGCCCTTATTTCGGCAAGGACCGCAACGGCGATGGTATCGTAGAAAACGGAAGCGGCCAGAATCTTACCTGCACCGCTGGTCAGTAA
- a CDS encoding GspH/FimT family pseudopilin, whose translation MNLLRREAGFTLIELMIVVTILAIVMAIGIPSFTTMIKNNRLTAAVNDLAGALHFARAEAVRRGRSVQVQALNNDIANGLRVWFDTNSNSSFNDGEEMRVVRLAGTSGITATAGVTNLNMTYSARGSVSGAGNELKITLCDDRSGSHGKELRLLASGMLRTSSGVACN comes from the coding sequence ATGAACCTTCTTAGACGAGAGGCGGGTTTCACGCTGATCGAACTGATGATAGTCGTGACGATACTGGCCATTGTAATGGCGATCGGTATCCCCTCGTTTACCACCATGATCAAGAACAACCGCCTTACTGCCGCGGTGAACGACCTGGCTGGCGCGTTACATTTTGCGCGTGCCGAGGCGGTTAGGCGCGGTCGCTCGGTTCAGGTCCAGGCCCTGAATAACGATATCGCCAATGGATTGCGGGTTTGGTTTGATACGAACTCAAATAGCAGTTTCAACGACGGCGAGGAAATGCGCGTGGTACGCCTTGCGGGGACATCGGGGATTACAGCCACTGCTGGTGTTACGAACTTAAATATGACGTATAGCGCACGGGGCTCGGTTAGCGGCGCGGGCAATGAATTGAAAATCACGTTGTGCGATGACCGCAGCGGGAGCCATGGCAAGGAGCTTCGCCTACTTGCCTCAGGTATGCTGCGCACGTCTTCGGGGGTCGCATGCAATTAG
- a CDS encoding PilC/PilY family type IV pilus protein — protein MNNKLIKKFSPKPLLYGLFGFSFAYSTCVSADPLTLSNVPLQATGKVEPNLMILMDSSGSMAWEVDSNSKPANEDDSRLGIAKVAATTVVKGLGDLRVGLAQFNGSSGAKVLKGLTSISEPGVRDDLITKIEAIDAGGKTPLAEAVSELGRYYIEGYQGDEVTIHPGQAGEANVLASSVLSYEPAYASAGDKPTTSNPAIQQYCQKNFILTLTDGLPTEDKEVSSTLKDYDDDCAASDDDASCFSYSDDGSDYLDDVATALYDINWRPYLVDPKNSSHKNNIVSHFIGFADPALANNQLLKNAGAQGGGSYKYADSAATLLSSLNDAVNAISNSVGTQASVAFNSTSLDIGSVIYSAKFDTSDFSGRLYARSLDPDTGRIASTLWEASEKLADESSNSREIITYRGGKGVPFTATGVAVDGDPSAMGSSHEEDLSVLDTTDNTTDTLSVDRLQYVRGNTDNDTKGDFRQRGAFSSLLDNMTGPKLLGDIVHSTPIYVGKPELNWPSSFGGNKSTETYDQFKIDKASRDPMVYVGANDGMLHGFNAKTGEEEFAYLPALVLNSDRYKGLHAFTHKDYPHNYYVDLTPTVSDVYIDPNGSKKDEWVSVLVGGLRGGGKGYFALNITDPTKFDEANADLVSMWEFDGATDSDYLGYSYSEAQIAKLNNDEWAVIFGNGYNSKNGIAGLFVVYLERGVDGTWDAGDWKFISTGVGTADTTVRQNGLSSPRLIDLNGDRKVDRVYAGDLMGNMWSFDLSATTDTSWGIYGGKPLFSSDSKAGQPSAAILSAPLVARNTAVTSASGANVLVMFGTGQYLNGGDLTDNNAGAFYAVWDNGTTVAGASVVTDNLANQMLKTEGANRVIDDENSVVVDWSKHKGWMMTLATGNVESSGYAGERIISSPSLRRNTLFFSTVSPNPQPCASSGSGYLMSLDFRTGQANDKAVADFNNDGEINAQDHGYIGKQFVACTKNCGEDGASGGDPGMPGQSGFIGDVRCTPGSSGDVICDDIDVGNEEREGRLSWEEFSPR, from the coding sequence ATGAACAATAAGCTGATTAAGAAATTCTCGCCGAAGCCGCTGCTGTATGGACTGTTTGGCTTTTCATTTGCGTATTCTACCTGTGTCAGTGCCGATCCGCTGACCCTGTCCAATGTGCCGTTACAGGCCACGGGTAAGGTGGAGCCGAATCTGATGATCCTGATGGATTCATCCGGCTCGATGGCTTGGGAAGTCGATTCCAATTCCAAGCCAGCAAACGAGGATGACAGCCGACTGGGTATTGCAAAAGTGGCCGCAACCACGGTGGTCAAGGGGCTTGGTGATTTGCGGGTCGGCCTGGCGCAATTTAACGGCTCAAGTGGCGCCAAAGTGCTAAAAGGTCTCACCAGTATTTCGGAGCCTGGTGTCAGGGATGACTTGATTACAAAAATTGAAGCGATCGACGCCGGTGGTAAAACTCCATTGGCTGAAGCCGTATCCGAACTCGGCCGCTATTATATCGAAGGATACCAGGGGGATGAGGTAACCATTCATCCTGGGCAAGCCGGTGAAGCCAACGTGTTGGCCAGTAGTGTGCTTTCCTATGAGCCAGCATACGCTTCAGCTGGGGATAAACCAACGACGTCAAATCCGGCGATTCAGCAGTATTGTCAAAAGAATTTTATTCTCACGTTGACCGACGGCCTTCCCACGGAGGATAAGGAGGTTAGCAGTACGCTGAAGGACTATGACGATGACTGCGCTGCCTCTGATGACGACGCCAGTTGTTTTTCCTACAGTGACGATGGTTCCGACTATTTAGATGATGTGGCAACAGCGCTTTACGACATCAATTGGCGCCCGTATCTGGTCGACCCGAAGAATTCCAGTCACAAGAATAATATTGTCAGCCACTTTATCGGCTTTGCCGATCCGGCGTTGGCAAATAATCAGTTATTGAAAAACGCGGGTGCGCAGGGTGGTGGCAGTTACAAATATGCCGACAGTGCGGCGACTTTGTTGAGCTCACTCAATGATGCGGTGAACGCGATTTCCAATTCCGTGGGCACCCAGGCATCGGTAGCTTTCAACTCCACCTCACTGGATATTGGTTCGGTCATCTATTCGGCCAAGTTCGATACCTCCGATTTCAGTGGCCGCCTCTATGCCCGTTCTCTGGATCCGGATACCGGGCGTATCGCCAGTACATTGTGGGAGGCGTCTGAAAAGCTGGCCGACGAATCCTCGAATAGTCGTGAAATCATTACCTACAGAGGCGGGAAGGGCGTGCCTTTTACCGCAACGGGGGTTGCAGTGGATGGGGACCCGTCCGCGATGGGCTCTTCCCACGAAGAGGATTTGAGTGTACTCGATACCACGGATAATACGACTGACACTTTGTCCGTTGACCGCCTGCAATATGTGCGGGGTAACACCGATAACGACACAAAAGGTGATTTCCGTCAGCGCGGTGCTTTCTCCTCTCTGCTCGATAACATGACCGGGCCCAAGCTGCTCGGTGACATAGTGCATTCAACCCCTATCTACGTGGGTAAGCCGGAGCTCAACTGGCCGTCGAGCTTTGGTGGAAATAAAAGCACAGAGACATACGATCAATTCAAGATCGACAAGGCGAGTCGCGACCCGATGGTCTACGTGGGGGCAAATGACGGCATGCTGCACGGCTTCAATGCCAAAACTGGCGAAGAAGAGTTTGCCTACCTTCCCGCGCTGGTCCTGAATAGTGACCGCTATAAAGGCCTCCACGCGTTTACCCACAAGGATTACCCGCATAACTATTATGTGGATCTGACGCCGACGGTATCCGATGTTTACATTGACCCGAATGGTAGTAAAAAAGATGAGTGGGTTTCGGTGTTGGTCGGCGGTCTGCGCGGCGGCGGTAAGGGTTATTTTGCGCTGAATATTACCGATCCAACCAAGTTCGACGAAGCCAATGCGGATCTGGTTTCCATGTGGGAATTTGATGGTGCCACAGACTCGGATTATCTAGGTTACTCATATTCCGAGGCACAAATCGCCAAGCTGAATAACGATGAGTGGGCCGTGATCTTCGGTAACGGCTATAACAGCAAGAACGGTATCGCTGGCTTATTTGTTGTTTACCTTGAGCGAGGGGTAGATGGCACCTGGGATGCGGGTGACTGGAAATTTATTTCTACCGGTGTTGGCACCGCTGATACAACAGTAAGACAGAATGGCCTGTCTTCCCCGCGTCTGATTGACCTGAATGGCGACCGCAAAGTAGACCGGGTGTATGCCGGCGACCTTATGGGGAATATGTGGTCTTTTGACCTGTCTGCTACTACGGATACTAGTTGGGGTATTTATGGAGGCAAGCCCCTATTTAGTTCAGATAGTAAAGCCGGTCAACCGAGTGCGGCTATCCTGTCCGCTCCCTTGGTTGCACGCAATACTGCTGTAACCAGCGCAAGTGGTGCTAATGTTTTGGTGATGTTCGGTACTGGTCAGTATTTAAACGGTGGTGACCTTACTGATAATAACGCAGGGGCCTTTTACGCTGTTTGGGATAACGGAACAACGGTGGCTGGTGCGTCCGTTGTTACTGATAACCTGGCCAACCAGATGTTAAAAACCGAAGGCGCCAATCGTGTTATCGATGACGAAAATAGTGTTGTTGTGGACTGGAGTAAACATAAAGGCTGGATGATGACTCTGGCAACAGGGAATGTCGAAAGTAGCGGATACGCCGGCGAGCGGATAATTTCGTCTCCATCGTTGCGACGTAACACGCTATTTTTCAGCACTGTCAGCCCGAACCCCCAGCCTTGTGCTTCTAGTGGTAGTGGCTACCTGATGAGTCTGGACTTCCGGACTGGGCAAGCTAATGATAAGGCCGTAGCGGATTTCAACAACGATGGAGAAATCAATGCCCAGGATCACGGGTATATCGGCAAGCAATTTGTTGCGTGTACAAAAAATTGCGGAGAGGATGGTGCTTCAGGCGGTGACCCAGGCATGCCGGGGCAATCGGGCTTTATTGGTGATGTGCGCTGTACCCCAGGTAGCAGTGGTGATGTGATCTGCGATGATATCGATGTGGGTAACGAGGAGCGCGAGGGGCGTTTGTCGTGGGAGGAATTCTCACCTAGGTAG
- a CDS encoding PilW family protein, whose protein sequence is MKPFAKQRGLSLIELMIALVLSATLLWGVLQIFDGNRNTMQMQTAFARVQESGRFATDLLTKEIRMADYWGCAPDKDSIQNHLDPADPDYSGSSAKELYDQIGADGVSGIDNASGIKLGAIDVLDGTDTLTLRGADDACAGTGRMVPSIQAAALHVSAQCDVHPGDIVLLTNCQSGELMTITSVQGEGGCNTTGGDSNSNSDKKTITHNTGSCNLVGAVNNATKALQREYGADARILKPYQKTYFVAASSVSGEFSLYVTETGSAAMELVPGVEDMQVFYGRDTDDDEVVDTWSSSAGLSAAQMEQVIAIKVQLVAASDSNVRADGFDVIDLDGVTTTYSDGKLRKVYLTTAKVRNRGRL, encoded by the coding sequence ATGAAACCTTTTGCGAAACAGCGCGGGCTCTCCCTAATCGAATTGATGATCGCTCTGGTGCTCAGTGCGACGCTGTTGTGGGGAGTTTTACAAATATTTGATGGCAATCGCAATACGATGCAAATGCAGACAGCGTTTGCGCGAGTGCAGGAAAGCGGCCGTTTCGCCACTGACCTGCTGACCAAAGAAATTCGCATGGCGGATTACTGGGGTTGTGCGCCGGACAAAGACAGTATCCAAAACCATCTCGATCCAGCTGATCCGGACTACAGCGGCTCATCTGCCAAGGAGTTGTACGACCAAATCGGTGCGGATGGTGTGAGCGGTATCGACAATGCCAGTGGTATTAAGCTGGGTGCGATCGATGTTCTCGATGGTACCGATACCCTGACGCTTCGTGGAGCCGATGATGCCTGTGCTGGAACCGGGCGTATGGTGCCTAGTATCCAGGCCGCTGCCCTACACGTGAGTGCCCAGTGCGATGTACATCCAGGGGATATTGTGCTGCTGACGAATTGCCAGAGTGGCGAACTGATGACCATCACCTCGGTGCAGGGCGAGGGCGGCTGTAACACCACTGGTGGTGATAGCAATTCTAACTCCGATAAAAAGACGATCACTCACAATACTGGCAGCTGTAATCTCGTCGGTGCAGTCAACAACGCCACGAAAGCTTTGCAGAGAGAGTACGGCGCCGATGCGCGAATTCTAAAACCCTACCAAAAAACCTATTTTGTGGCCGCCAGTAGCGTCAGTGGAGAGTTTTCACTTTACGTTACCGAAACAGGTAGTGCTGCCATGGAGCTGGTTCCGGGCGTTGAAGATATGCAGGTTTTTTACGGGCGCGACACTGATGACGATGAGGTAGTGGACACCTGGAGCTCATCCGCAGGGTTGTCGGCGGCACAAATGGAGCAGGTAATTGCGATCAAGGTACAACTTGTGGCGGCGAGTGACAGCAATGTTCGGGCTGATGGCTTTGATGTAATTGACCTGGATGGAGTAACCACGACTTACAGTGACGGTAAATTACGCAAGGTTTATCTAACTACGGCCAAGGTACGCAATCGGGGGCGGCTGTAA
- the pilV gene encoding type IV pilus modification protein PilV, whose amino-acid sequence MKKQLGATMIEVLVTILVLAVGLLGLAATQVMSLKNGNNSHHRYLAALAAHEMAERMRANPDGLELASYDGKTVDGSESSVDCSSKCSAASLADLDLYDWGQVISNNLPGGEGEIERVGRTVTLTITWNEQHTGENRGTAAGGTEESEFEMVVEL is encoded by the coding sequence ATGAAGAAGCAGCTGGGTGCAACCATGATTGAGGTGCTGGTTACCATACTGGTGCTGGCCGTTGGACTTTTGGGGCTCGCAGCGACGCAAGTGATGAGCCTTAAGAATGGCAATAATTCCCATCATCGGTATCTGGCCGCGCTAGCCGCCCATGAAATGGCTGAGCGTATGCGGGCAAATCCTGATGGTCTTGAACTGGCAAGCTATGACGGCAAGACGGTGGATGGGTCTGAAAGCAGCGTCGACTGCAGCTCCAAATGCTCTGCAGCAAGTCTTGCCGATTTGGATCTATATGACTGGGGTCAAGTGATCTCAAATAATCTTCCGGGAGGAGAGGGTGAGATCGAGCGCGTGGGGCGAACCGTTACCCTTACCATTACTTGGAATGAGCAACACACGGGCGAAAATCGCGGCACTGCCGCAGGCGGCACAGAAGAGTCGGAATTCGAGATGGTGGTAGAGCTGTGA